Proteins encoded within one genomic window of Ailuropoda melanoleuca isolate Jingjing chromosome 16, ASM200744v2, whole genome shotgun sequence:
- the LOC100470527 gene encoding olfactory receptor 5G3, translating into MEDKNQTQVTEFLFLGLTDHVHQQIVLFVMLLSVYLVTLGGNTGMIVLIRTDPRLHTPMYFFLSHLSFVDICSSSSIAPKMLCDIFAEKKDISFTGCAAQMWFSGLFVATECFLLASMAYDRYMAICKPLLYTLVMSQSVCVQLVVGPYAMALISTMTHTILTFRLPFCGPNIINHFFCDISPLLSLACAHTWINKLVLFIMAGAVVVLSGLIIMVSYVCILAAILKIQTADGKQKAFSTCSSHLAVVSILYGTLFFIYVRPGSTSSLDINKVISLFYTVVIPMLNPLIYSLRNKEVKNAFRRQFERKNSLMVLVK; encoded by the coding sequence ATGGAAGATAAGAATCAGACACAAGtgactgaatttcttttcttgggCCTCACAGATCATGTCCATCAGCAGATTGTCCTCTTTGTCATGCTTCTGTCTGTCTATCTTGTCACCCTCGGGGGTAACACAGGGATGATCGTTCTCATAAGGACCGATCCAAGACTCCACACCCCTATGTACTTTTTTCTCAGCCACTTGTCCTTTGTAGATATTTGTTCCTCTTCTTCCATTGCCCCCAAGATGCTGTGTGATATCTTCGCAGAGAAAAAAGACATCTCTTTCACGGGTTGTGCTGCACAGATGTGGTTCTCTGGTCTTTTTGTGGCAACTGAATGTTTCCTCCTGGCTTCCATGGCATATGACCGGTATATGGCCATCTGTAAGCCTTTGTTGTATACACTTGTTATGTCCCAGAGTGTCTGCGTGCAGCTGGTGGTAGGGCCTTATGCCATGGCTCTTATAAGCACAATGACTCATACAATCCTCACTTTCCGCTTACCCTTCTGTGGTCCAAATATCATCAATCACTTCTTCTGTGACATTTCTCCACTGCTTTCCctagcatgtgcacacacatggatCAATAAGTTAGTGCTGTTCATCATGGCTGGAGCTGTAGTTGTACTCAGTGGTCTGATCATCATGGTCTCCTATGTTTGCATCCTGGCTGCCATCTTGAAGATCCAGACTGCTGATGGGAAGCAGAAAGCTTTCTCCACTTGCTCTTCTCACCTGGCAGTTGTCTCCATCCTGTATGGGACTCTTTTCTTTATCTATGTTCGTCCTGGCTCAACTTCCTCCCTGGATATCAATAAAgtgatttctctattttatacTGTGGTAATCCCCATGTTGAACCCCCTCATCTATAGCCTGAGGAACAAGGAGGTGAAAAATGCATTCAGGAGGCagtttgaaaggaaaaattcTCTAATGGTTTTGGTAAAATAG